The window AGCAATCTCGGCTCTTGAGCAAGCGCACGGGCAATAACTGCAAGCTGTCTTTCTCCACCGCTTAGCTCTCCTATAAGCCTGTTCTTAAACCTGATAGTATCCGTTAAAATCATTGCTTCTTCAGCAATCTCCTCATCGCGTTTGCTTTCCAAAAATTGAAACTGCCTGCGATAAGGTATCCTTCCCAAAAGAACAAATTCTTCTATGGTCATATTATATCCTATTTCCGAGCTCTGAGATACAAAAGCTACTTTTTTAGCAAATTCTCTAAATCCAAATTTCAATATATCTTTTCCTTCAAAAAGAACCTCTCCACTCCGGAGCTTAAGTATTTTGGTCATTGCCCTAAGCAAAGTTGTTTTTCCTGAGCCGTTAGGGCCAATTATACCCCAGAGACCTCTCTTTTGTATTCTGAAATTAATTCGGCTAAGTATAAATTTTGAGTCATATCCACAGGTCAGATCTTTTACCTCAAGCATTACCGCTTTCCTCCTAGCGTAACTTGTTTTTTGCTAAGAAAATAGACAAAAATCGCTCCGCCGATAATTCCTGTAATCACTCCAACAGGAAGTTCCAAAGGAGCAATAATTGTTCTGGCAAGGGTGTCGCAAAGTATAAGAAATGCCCCGCCTGCGAGAGCAGACGTAATAAGAAGTATACGATGATCTCCTCCAACAAACATACGGATAAAATGAGGGACGACCAATCCAACAAAGCCAATAACGCCTGCAACTGAAACAGCGCAGCCTGTGAGTAAGGAGGCTAGTATAAACAGCAATCTCTTTGTCTTTTCTGTATTTATGCCTAAATGCAGAGCCTCTTCTTCTCCTAAAGCAAGCGCATTAAGCTCTGCACAAAATAAGTAAGATATGAACAAACCCAAAACAGATATTAAAACCACTACCTTTATAAGAGCCAGATTCGGTTCTTCTAAAGAGCCCATTATCCAGAAAACAATTCCATGAAGATCTTCTGTGCGGGAAACAGCCATAATGAGCATAATTAGGGATGAGGAGATAAAACTTATCATTACTCCTGTAAGAAGAAGTCCTTGAATTTTTAATATGCCCTTTCTTGCGCTTAATGAGTAAACAGCAAGAATTACAACGACCGCTCCCAGAAATCCGCTTGCTGGGATGGATAAGATTCCTCCTATTCTATTCAGTCTTAGAACGATATTTAAACACACACCCAAAGCTGCTCCGCCAGAAATACCAAGAGTATACGGCTCAACCAGAGGATTGCGAAACATACCCTGAAGAAGTACCCCTGCAATGCTCAGAGCGCTCCCTACCGCAAGACCCAGAATAATGCGAGGCAGGCGAATGTCAAAAAGGATGCTGTATTCAGTAGTGCCTCTACCTCCAAGAATTAAAGGTATGATTTTCTTAAAAGGTATACCAGCTGAGCCAACGCTCAACGAAAAAGCGCCTACTCCAAGAAGAATCCCGCATAAAATTAATATACAGATAAGCCAGTTAATTAGTTTTTTATTCATAAATTAAAACAAGGGGTTGCAACCCCTTGTTGTTTAAGTAGGTGGTTAATGCAATATCTCAACTATCTCCTCTAATACTTCAACGAAACTTACTGGCGTAGGGCTGCAAACTTTATAGGAATCAACAATATGAATTCTGTTGTTTTTTGCTGCGTTTAGGGTTTTGTACTTTTGCCACGTTTCCTTTTCTTGTTCTCCCACAATGCCCATAGTCACAATAATGATTACATCAGGATTTTGTTCAAGCACTTTTTCGCGGCTGTAAAGACCGCTTTTCCCGGATGGTCCAATATTTATTCCTCCGGCAAGTTTGATAAAGTCATTGATAAAAGAATCTTTTGTTGCTACCCATAAAGGCTTTGCTCCTATCTGAACAAGCACTTTTGGCTTTGATAAATCTTTGATCTTTCGCTGAATAGAAGACACCTTATTCTTTGCTCTGCGAACAATTTGTTTTGACTTATCCTCGCTGCCGATAGTTTTGCTAAGTTCTATTAATTCTTCGCAAATTCCAGAGAAATTTTTGACATCGGGAAAAATCTTTACTTCCATTCCCAAGTTTCTTAACTTTTCAATCTGTTTCTGATTACTGTACCATTTAGCTAGAATTAAATCAGGCTCAAGATATAGGATTTTCTCTACGCTTATTTTCATTCCTGAGCCTATCTTTTCTTTTTTCTCTGCGGCAGGAGGTCTCTTACAGTATGAAGTATTCGCTATAAGCCTGTTTTCTACTCCTAAAAGATAAAGCTCTTCAGTTAGAACGGGAACTAATGAAATTATTCGTTGAGGGGAATTGTTCTCCGCATGAATTGCAGAGTTGACATATAGGGGTTCTAGACATAGAACCCCATATAGTAGAGCAAGAACTGCGAAAAAACAGATTTTTAATGTTAAAATGCCCTTTATGCTGTCAAAGTTTTTCATCTTTTCAATGCCTTTTCTTTTAGGGGAGCAAGTCCGCAAGAGAATTTACCTTCAGGACAATATCCGAGTTTTAGGCATTTTTGTCCTGCCGTTGAAAAAACTGCTGACAATTCCCTTTTGCAAATCAATAACATTTCATACGCCAACTTTCTTATTTCCCATTGCGCCCTTGCGCAGCATCTTTCTTCAAAAAAATGCAAAAGTTCCCTTGCGTTCATTGTAATTACTATCTTTGTCTCCGCCGCCTGAGGCAGAACAAATCTCGCATCCTGAGATGACGTTGCCTTTAATATTTTATTATAAGTCTTCTGAATTTCGCCCATGATATTTTTAAATTCTTTTTTTAAATTTTCGTCTTTTTCAATAGAAGGCGGAACTATATATTTGAAATTGTTTTCTTTCACATAACGTTGGCTTTGCTGGGAATATGAAGCGATCCTGTGTCGGACAAGCTGATGCGTTAATGCGCGCGATACGCCTTCAATCGCAAAAGTAAATTTCACATGTTCAAGAGGACTTAAATGGCCTGAACTTATTATCTTCTCTATAAATTTCTCCTGCTTGTCAGGAGCGATTTTATTCTTAAAAATCTCTCCCGCAAATTCAGGCGAGTAACACTGGCGCGCCGAGAAATAAATCACAGAAAGAGCGTTTTGAGTAACTTCAAGAAGCTGCACATTTAATTTAGATTGTTCCATACCCTGAATTATATCACAATTCAGCCCGTGATTAATAATTTTCCCAATGCCTTATTTGAAAAAGTCTTACCTCTGAATTTTACTCCAACCCTGAAATAATTCTTTTTAGGCAGCTTTCTTGAATACACAATGCCGGCTTTTGTGATAAATTCATTCCTTGTTCCTGGGATTCTTATCTTTACAGTGACGGCTTTCCCTTTTTTTAACTCTGTCTTACTAAAAATTCCTACTCCTGTATTGGATATATCATCTATTGGCTTTCTTCGCCATGTTCTGAAAAAACCAAAGACTCCGCCCTGTTTATACTCTAGCAAAAGAATATCCGCCTTCAACCTTTTAGCTCTTCGTCGTTTGAACATCTCTTTGTCATTGTAAGATTCCAGTATGTTCTCTTTGGCAGCATCTTCAACTATGTTAACAGACTGCTTCCTTTGAAGCATCAGGATAATAGATATAGTGAGTAAGTACATAGCCAGTATTGATGTGCTTCCCCAGATGCCAAACTTTTTTATCTGCAATATTTTTTTATAAGTGTCATTAACGTTACATGTTAAATTAATAATCCACTCTTTTCCTGATTGACTTATTGGAAAACTGGAAGACAACATATACCCTTTATTAGTCAGGAATATATCGCTTAAGAATACATTCCCTAATACGAATGCTTTGTGATTACAAACCGTCATCACATTTTTAACCCTGGTATTCAGATTATCTTCACTGCTCGGATTTACATTCTTGAAGAATGTTCTTTTACCGAATGCTGGATGCATCATTGTCTGATGTCTAAAAATATTAATTGAAATATTCTTTTCGGAAATTTCCCTGCCATTTGTAACAATATTAATCTTCTTACAGTGTAACAAATTATTCTGTGTTTTGATGTTATTGCATAAACCTACAACATCGTTCTTAAGTTCACTGCTTTTTCTAGCAAAATAAAAGCTGCATATTCCAAAAGTAATTAAACATAGAGACAATGCAAAACATAATGAAACAAGAATAATTCTTTTTCTATTCATCTTTTAAATACTGCTTATTCTCTGTCATACAGGGTATTATCCGTACCTATAAAGCCAATATTAGCTGCTCTGAACTCATCGGCTGTGCTTCCCCCCCATCCTGACACAGTGACCGAACCCAAGCGTTCGCTTGTTACATGCCCATCGCACCAAGCAACATTAGCCTTTCCATTATGCCTGAAATGTATGCTTGGATCATTATTTGATCCCCAATGTTCATTTGTTGGCGCCTCAACATAAGAGTATTCTATAATTTGACCGCTGTTTAATATGGCTACATCTGTCAACATTATAGTTTCAGTAGAATTTTTTATTTCTTTATCCTTTGCAGGAGTCAAAAAAGGAAATGGCCAAGCATCAGGAGTGCCGCCTATATATTGACAATTATATCCATATCCCCCACATCCTTCTTCATAAGCAACAGCTCCAGTGGCTAAGTATTTTTTAAAGGATGGACATGCTCTAATCTCCTTATTTTTTAGATACGGGTAAATAGGAGTTTGTTCAGATATAACAAATGGACTGCTTGCATCGGGTCTTTCTCCATGCCATCTCCTATTATTATCCTGACTTGATGCAGGGGGATACCATCCATCATTGTCATCTGCATACATTATGAAAGCAAGTGATATCTGTTTTAGGTTTGAAATACAAACCGCACCTCTGCCTTTTTCCCTCGCTTTTGAAAGCGCAGGAAGAAGGATTGATGAGAGCATGGCTATTATTGCTATCACAACCAAAAGCTCGATAAGCGTAAACCCACTGAATCCTTTTTTGTTCTTTCTTGTTACCATCTTCCATTTCTCCTTTTTTTGTTAATAAAAAAAGCCCAATCTTCGCAGATCGAGCTTTCCATTATAAAAAACTTCCCCCTTTCCACGAAGGTACTTACCTAAACAGGCAATGGTCCGGGCTTTCCCAAAATTTTGAGAATTACCGTTGCGGGACAGCGCCCAGAATCTCACTGGGACTTCCTTTGCCTCTCCGGCTAAAAACTAATTTTCAAAAGAACATTCTAAACTTGCTGAATTATAACACTATTAATTCGTACGTCTATAACAGATCTGCATATTTTTGGTAATATCTTGCTATTTTTACGCAAAGATTAAAGAATAAGATTAAGCATTCCTCCTACTATTAATACAGCCACAATCATAATTGCTGATGCTTTGAGCATATCTACAAATCCCAACTCCTTTACCAATGTGCTGAAAGTAGCTATACATGGGAAATACATTGTCAAGACTACACTGGCTATTATCAATTGCTTCAGGTTAAGGGCTAAAGGCGCTAACATTCCAACAGCCACATCTTTACGCAAGAAGCCGACTAATAGCGCTCCTATTGCTTCTTTTGGCAGTCCAAAAATTCCAGAAATAACAGGAGCAGTATATTTCCCCACGAATTGGATTATGCCCAATGTATAAAGTATGTTTACTATAAATACTCCCAAAAGAACAAAAGGGATCGCTTCTTTAATAAACCACTTCGTGCGAATCCCCGTTTTTTTCAGCAGATGTGTTAGGTAAGGTCTTCGGTAAGGTGGTATTTCCATAAATATCTCCGGTGACGTTCCGCTTACCAGGTGAGCCATTAAGATTCCAAGTACCAGCCAGACCACAAAGAGTGTTCCGTAAACAACGCCTAGTCCATATACCATGTGCTCGCCCATCAATCCCACTACCATGGCTTGCAAAGCCGCACATGGTACTGCAATAGATAACAGAGTCACCGCGATAAATCGCTCTCTTCTGGTAGCTAATATCCTGGTGGAGAGAATGCCGGGAACATTGCAGCCCAATCCCAGCATCATAGGTATTATTGCCAGACCATGTATACCTAAACGATGCATCAGTCCGTCCACCAGAACAGCTAATCTGGGCAGATAGCCACAATCTTCTAAAACTGACAACATTATGTAAAAAGCAAAAACATAAGGCAATACTGCCCCTATCGGAACAAATAGACCGGTAGTCAATAGTCCAAAGGACTGACCATAATCTATTTTGCCCTCTATCAGCTTACCAATTAAGATATCGTGGATAAGTCCATTAGATCCCAATATTGCAGACAGTTTCAGCAATATTGGTGTCCACAATTTTTCAAAAACAGGTTCAAATACATAACCAATAAGTCCTTCCCCAATAAATCTGATAATTTTGAAAGTGAAGAATAATATCACTAGAGCTAATGGAATTGAGAAGACAGGAGTCGTTGAAATATCTCCTAATCTTTCCATTAAGGTATGGTGGTGATGACTCAATTTCTGAACCTGACCTATAATATCTCCTATAACATGCCATTTTCCCTTATCTTTGTAATCAAACTTAGAAAATTTTGCCTCTTTCAGTCTCTCAGTCAGTTTTTTTATTCCCTCGCCTGTAACTGCGCAGATAGGGATACAGGGAACACCTAATATCTCTTCCAACTTTTGAAAATCAATGGTAATCCCTTTATGCTTGGTTTCATCCCAGAAGTTAAGCGCGATTATCATAGGTTTTTTCTTTTTTATTAATTGCATTGTGAGGTTAAGACCTTTTTCCAAATTGGTGGCATCAACAACATTAATAACTATATCTCCCCCCTCAAGCATTCTAACTGCAACTTCTTCTGCTTTATCACCAGCATCTAAGGAATAAGTTCCCGGCACATCTATTACCATCATATCTTCTTCATCTATCCGCATTTTACCCTGTGTAAAATCAACTGTTGTACCTGGATAGTTGGAGATAATAACATTTGCACCCGTTAGTCTATTGAAAACTACACTCTTGCCATTGTTGGGATTTCCCATAAGCAATATTTTTTTCATGGTTGCTCTATCTCCACCCATATTCTCTGAGCCATACCAAAACCCACAGCAGCCCTAGTATTCCCATGACTGATAATAACAGGTCCTCTCATTAATTGCCTGCTCACTTTCTTAATTCTTTTGCCAACCCTTAAACCAAGCGTATCAAGCCTGCGATTTACCCCGAATCCGCCTTCTATTTGAACTATTCTTCCACTTTGACCAGACCGCATATTAGCTAAAGAGATCGCTCCATTCATTTTATTTCCTCTGACACTCCTGCATCTTCAAAAGTTGCCATTTCATTCAATATCTTTATTCCAGCTTCTATTACACTGATTCCAAGCGCTGCTCCTGTGCCTTCGCCCAGTCTCATGTTCAAATCCAAAATTGGATTAAGATTCATTCTACTGAGCATGTACTGATGTCCTGCTTCCACAGATTTGTGCGCTGCAAAAATATAATCCTTTACCTGAGGGCATAGTTCGTATGCAATAAGAGCGCCCGCTGTAGATATTAGTCCATCAATTACAACAGGAGTATTTGATGCCGCTGCCCCGAGCACACAGCCGCATAATCCACCAATTTCAAATCCGCCAACCTTTGCTAATACATCAATAGGATCTTTAGAATCAGGCTTATTAATATCCAATGCCTTTTTTATAACTCTAACTTTATTCTCAAATGCTTCATCTGAAATCCCTGTTCCCCGACCTGTGACTTTCTCAACTTCAATCCCTGAAAATGCTGCAATCACTGCACTGCTTGGTGTAGTATTTCCTATTCCCATATCCCCTGTTCCCAATATGTCAATCCCGTGTTTTTTCCTTTCCATAAATACTTCTATCCCATTCTCTATAGATTCTACTGCTTCCTCTCTTGTCATTGCAGGGCCTTTTGTCATATTCTTAGTGCCAAACCCCACTTTTTTATCCATGAAATTTCGGATTTCGGATTTCGGATTTCGGATTTCGGCAGCCACTCCCATATCAATGACAATTACCTTTGCTCCAACATGTCTTGCCAGAACATTAATACCTGCTCCTTCTCTTAAAAAATTATAGACCATTTGAGGCGTAACTTCCTGAGGGAACGCGCTAACCCCTTCTTCTACAACTCCATGATCTCCAGCCATTGTAAAAATCACTTTATTCCTGAATTCGGGTTTGAGACTTCCTGTGATTCCCACAACTTGTTTTGCAAACTCCTCCAATCTGCCAAGACTCCCTCTCGGTTTGGTAAGATTATCAAGTTTTCTCTGCGCTTCATCCATAAGTTTTATATCTAACGGCTTGATTTTACTAATTACCTGTTTGATTTTGTCCATGATTTAGATCCCTATTTTATTAACAGTTTTATACAGCACCCAAAAACTATTGACAATGCAGAACATGCATACATTATCCTTATAGAATCTTTTATATCTAAAAGCTCCAAAGGCTTCTCAGCATCGCCTATACAGGGTTTTCCAACCAGTTTTCCCTCATAATAATTTGCCCCTCCAAGTCTTATCCCAAGCGCTCCTGCAAATCCTGCTTCAGAAATACCGCTGTTTGGACTTGCATGCTTCTTCCTGTCCCTTAAAATTATCCTAATAGAATCACTGAATCCCTTTCCTGAAATAAACGAAGCTATTGGGATTAACAGCATTGATATTCGCGCAGGTATAAAATTAGCTATGTCATCCAGTTTTGCTGATGCCCATCCAAGATCTATATATCTCTTGTTCTTGTAGCCAACCATTGAATCAAGTGTATTTATTGCCTTGTACGCCATAGATAAAGGCGCTCCTCCAATAAATGCAAAAAAAACAGGGGAAATAATTCCATCTACTGTGTTCTCTGCCACAGTTTCCACACTGGCTCTTATAATTTCTCTCTCATTTAAGCCTTCAGTATCCCTTCCGACAATCCTTGCCAGATTCTCTCTTGCCAGAGATAAATTATTCCTATTTAGAGATGTATACACTCTGTTTGTTTCGATTGAGAGGTCTTTTGTCGACAACGAGACAAAAACAAAATAAATACTTACTATTATTCCTAGAATCACATGCAAGCGCGCTGCAAGCCCTATCAATATAAAAACAAAAAAATATGTTCCAACTACAACCAGAAATACAAGTATTATCCCAGCAACTTTTTTATTAGTTATAACTTTTGTTATACCTTTTTCCAATATCTCTATTGCCTTGCCTATTAAGACAACTGGATGAGGAAGCCATTGAGGATCGCCTATAATCAAATCCAGAATATATGCAAAAATTATTTGAATTGTAATGAAATATGTCATCCGAATATATTTCTAAGAGCCTTAATTAAGAGTTTATTTTTGCCTCTTTTCTTAACTGCCACTCTCACAAACGAGCTGTCCAGCCCCCTGAAATTGCCGCAGTTTCTTACAACAATCCTGTCCTTTATAAGAAGTTCCTCCAAATCTTTAGTACGAATACCAGATGTAAATAAAATAAAGTTTGTACATGAGTCAAATACCTTTATAGATTTTATCTTTTTTAATTCGGAAGACAGAAAATTTTGTTCCTTAATCAAAATTCTTTTGCTTTTTTCAATATATTCTGAGTCAGCTAATAAATAAGAGCCTGCAATTTGAGCAAGTGTATTTACAGACCATGTAGGCTGAAATTTTTTTATCTTTGCGCTTAAGCGAGCAGACGCTACTCCGAAGCCAAGCCTTAATCCTGGAATCCCAAGAAACTTTGTCAATGACCTTACAACAAAAAGATTTTGCTGCCTTTGAGCTCTTGCAACTAAACTCTCTTCCTCAATCAAATCTATAAATGCCTCATCAATTACTACAAAGACATTATGTCGCTTGGCAATATCCAGCACATTATAAAGTGTATTGCGAGATATCTTCTGACCTGTTGGATTATTCGGATTACAGATAAAGAGGACTTCAACGCTCTTAATAAGACTTCTTATAGCCTGCAATTCTAACTTAAATCCTTCCTTCTCTTCCAGCTTTATGAATTTAATATCACAACCAATGTTTGACAATGCTTTCTCATATTCTGAAAACGTAGGAATAATAATAGCTGCCTTTTTGGGATGCAGCAAGTAGCATATAAGGTATATTAGTTCTGTTGCCCCATTAGACGGAACCAAACATGTTCTCTTAATATTATACCTATCTGAGATTGCACTTATCAACTGGTTACAATCAGGATCAGGATACATGCGGATTTTATTAAAATCTTCTTTCAGAATCCGCTTCAGTCCATCTGGAAAGTAAAGGGGATTTATATTTGCGCTAAAGTCAACTATTTCATCAAGCGCTATATTGTACTTTTTACTAATTCGGTATAAGTTGCCGCCGTGTTGAGGTTTCAACTAGTTCTCCTCCCCCATTTACAAGTTTAGTAATATAAAAGGTTAACTTTGCCTTAAATCTTTTTTCTATTCTGCAAACAACTGTCTGCATATCAACCTGACCTGGGGAAAACAAAATACCAACAACTGTTCCACTATGAGCAGTATTAATTCCGCAAGCTCCTAATTCATTTGCGATTTTCATAAGATCCGTAAGCTCTCTTTTATACAGAATTTTCTGATTGAATTCAGCGCTCATTGTTGCGCCTTTTCCAAGCATATGTATGTCTTTTTTTCTGATTCCGCCTTTAACAAGCTCATAAGCCTCTCTTAACTCTAAAGCATTATTGAATTTCTTCAATATTTCATTACGTCTGGAATTAAACTCAAGAGTATTGACTCTTCCACCTAAATCAATAATTAATATATCCATCTCAGGCGGAATTCCAATATATTCCACTATAGAACCGCCTACATGATCAAAAACAACTATATCTTCAAACATCAACCCATCTGTTGGCTCAATAGAAACTGCTATTCTGGCAATTTCCAAAGGGGTTATATCTCTGTCTAAAGCCTTCGCTGTAGCAATGCAGGTTCCAATTATATCTGAGGTGCTGCTGCTCATACCTTTTTCCTGTGGAATTTCAGAATTGATACATATTTCCCCGCCGCATTTATGCATGCCAAAACAATCCAGAACCTTTCTCATGGCCTCGCAGGATTTATACTTATCGTCCGGAGCCTTTATTCTGGAATTTGATTCATCTATATTGATCTCAACATATGAATAGACATTTACAGGGCATGTTATAAGAAGATGCGTCCCGTCAAGCACACCCTGCCACAATTCTCCACATGAACCAGGAACTTTTACTACTGCTTTCATAATTTTTTATTTCTCTCTGTGCATTTTTTTAACTTATAACTTCATAGCCCTTTTCAAAAGACAATTTTATGTGTCTCTTCTGCCATTTTGTATCATTCTGTTTTGGATAATCTGTGCGATAGTGGACACCTCTGGTCTCTTTCCTGATAAGAGCCGCTTTCTGGACAAGCCCTGCTACAAGAAGCATATTTTGAAATTCCCAATCCCTGATATCTGAAAATTCTTTCCTCATTACATATGAAGACCAAAAATTAATTTCTTTCTGAGCTGCCAAAAGACCTGCCTCATCTCTTTCAATACCCACATACCTTGTCATTAAACTTTTCAGGGAAGCCTTGAGATCTCCTATATCCAGTTTTCTTGCGCTAACTGGGTCTAACACATTGCTTATATCCGGAGTTCTGTCAAATCGCTTTTCACAATCTATATCCTTACCTGCAGATTGCCCTGCTCTATAACCAAAAACAAGTCCTTCAAGGAGAGAATTGCTCGCCAGTCTGTTAGCGCCATGAACTCCTGAAGAAGCTGTCTCTCCACATGCATATAGATTTTGAATATTAGTTTTCCCATTTTCGTCTATTTTAATTCCTCCTATCATATAATGAGCAGTAGGCCGAACAGGTATAAAATCCTCTTTAATATCTATGCCAAAAGAAGAACAGACCTCCATTATATTTGGGAAACGATTTTCTATTAACTTATAACTTAAGTGCGTAAGGTCTAAATAGACACGTGTATCAGCAGTTTTTCTCATCTCTTCCAGAATTGATCTTGACATCACGTCACGAGGAGCCAGCTCTCCATCCTTATGGTACTTAAACATAAATCTTTCACCATGCTTGTTTCTCAAGACTCCGCCTTCACCTCTAACTGCCTCAGAGATTAATGTGCGTGATAGACCTGCTACATATAAAGTAGTAGGATGAAACTGAACAAATTCCATATCTATAAGCTTAGCTCCCGCTCTATAGGCAAGCGCCATGCCGCATCCTGTAACA of the bacterium genome contains:
- a CDS encoding ABC transporter ATP-binding protein — encoded protein: MLEVKDLTCGYDSKFILSRINFRIQKRGLWGIIGPNGSGKTTLLRAMTKILKLRSGEVLFEGKDILKFGFREFAKKVAFVSQSSEIGYNMTIEEFVLLGRIPYRRQFQFLESKRDEEIAEEAMILTDTIRFKNRLIGELSGGERQLAVIARALAQEPRLLLLDEPTAHLDITHQIRVLDLIRRLNRQNGLTVIVVLHDLNLASEYCDRLILLNNGLIHKVGAPHEVLTYQIIEDVYNTTVVVKKNPISSKPYILVVSEEEKAKVLQ
- a CDS encoding iron ABC transporter permease, encoding MNKKLINWLICILILCGILLGVGAFSLSVGSAGIPFKKIIPLILGGRGTTEYSILFDIRLPRIILGLAVGSALSIAGVLLQGMFRNPLVEPYTLGISGGAALGVCLNIVLRLNRIGGILSIPASGFLGAVVVILAVYSLSARKGILKIQGLLLTGVMISFISSSLIMLIMAVSRTEDLHGIVFWIMGSLEEPNLALIKVVVLISVLGLFISYLFCAELNALALGEEEALHLGINTEKTKRLLFILASLLTGCAVSVAGVIGFVGLVVPHFIRMFVGGDHRILLITSALAGGAFLILCDTLARTIIAPLELPVGVITGIIGGAIFVYFLSKKQVTLGGKR
- a CDS encoding helical backbone metal receptor, which translates into the protein MKNFDSIKGILTLKICFFAVLALLYGVLCLEPLYVNSAIHAENNSPQRIISLVPVLTEELYLLGVENRLIANTSYCKRPPAAEKKEKIGSGMKISVEKILYLEPDLILAKWYSNQKQIEKLRNLGMEVKIFPDVKNFSGICEELIELSKTIGSEDKSKQIVRRAKNKVSSIQRKIKDLSKPKVLVQIGAKPLWVATKDSFINDFIKLAGGINIGPSGKSGLYSREKVLEQNPDVIIIVTMGIVGEQEKETWQKYKTLNAAKNNRIHIVDSYKVCSPTPVSFVEVLEEIVEILH
- the thyX gene encoding FAD-dependent thymidylate synthase, producing MEQSKLNVQLLEVTQNALSVIYFSARQCYSPEFAGEIFKNKIAPDKQEKFIEKIISSGHLSPLEHVKFTFAIEGVSRALTHQLVRHRIASYSQQSQRYVKENNFKYIVPPSIEKDENLKKEFKNIMGEIQKTYNKILKATSSQDARFVLPQAAETKIVITMNARELLHFFEERCCARAQWEIRKLAYEMLLICKRELSAVFSTAGQKCLKLGYCPEGKFSCGLAPLKEKALKR
- a CDS encoding PilZ domain-containing protein; the encoded protein is MNRKRIILVSLCFALSLCLITFGICSFYFARKSSELKNDVVGLCNNIKTQNNLLHCKKINIVTNGREISEKNISINIFRHQTMMHPAFGKRTFFKNVNPSSEDNLNTRVKNVMTVCNHKAFVLGNVFLSDIFLTNKGYMLSSSFPISQSGKEWIINLTCNVNDTYKKILQIKKFGIWGSTSILAMYLLTISIILMLQRKQSVNIVEDAAKENILESYNDKEMFKRRRAKRLKADILLLEYKQGGVFGFFRTWRRKPIDDISNTGVGIFSKTELKKGKAVTVKIRIPGTRNEFITKAGIVYSRKLPKKNYFRVGVKFRGKTFSNKALGKLLITG
- a CDS encoding prepilin-type N-terminal cleavage/methylation domain-containing protein, whose protein sequence is MVTRKNKKGFSGFTLIELLVVIAIIAMLSSILLPALSKAREKGRGAVCISNLKQISLAFIMYADDNDGWYPPASSQDNNRRWHGERPDASSPFVISEQTPIYPYLKNKEIRACPSFKKYLATGAVAYEEGCGGYGYNCQYIGGTPDAWPFPFLTPAKDKEIKNSTETIMLTDVAILNSGQIIEYSYVEAPTNEHWGSNNDPSIHFRHNGKANVAWCDGHVTSERLGSVTVSGWGGSTADEFRAANIGFIGTDNTLYDRE
- a CDS encoding ferrous iron transporter B; its protein translation is MKKILLMGNPNNGKSVVFNRLTGANVIISNYPGTTVDFTQGKMRIDEEDMMVIDVPGTYSLDAGDKAEEVAVRMLEGGDIVINVVDATNLEKGLNLTMQLIKKKKPMIIALNFWDETKHKGITIDFQKLEEILGVPCIPICAVTGEGIKKLTERLKEAKFSKFDYKDKGKWHVIGDIIGQVQKLSHHHHTLMERLGDISTTPVFSIPLALVILFFTFKIIRFIGEGLIGYVFEPVFEKLWTPILLKLSAILGSNGLIHDILIGKLIEGKIDYGQSFGLLTTGLFVPIGAVLPYVFAFYIMLSVLEDCGYLPRLAVLVDGLMHRLGIHGLAIIPMMLGLGCNVPGILSTRILATRRERFIAVTLLSIAVPCAALQAMVVGLMGEHMVYGLGVVYGTLFVVWLVLGILMAHLVSGTSPEIFMEIPPYRRPYLTHLLKKTGIRTKWFIKEAIPFVLLGVFIVNILYTLGIIQFVGKYTAPVISGIFGLPKEAIGALLVGFLRKDVAVGMLAPLALNLKQLIIASVVLTMYFPCIATFSTLVKELGFVDMLKASAIMIVAVLIVGGMLNLIL
- a CDS encoding FeoA family protein; the protein is MNGAISLANMRSGQSGRIVQIEGGFGVNRRLDTLGLRVGKRIKKVSRQLMRGPVIISHGNTRAAVGFGMAQRIWVEIEQP
- the cobT gene encoding nicotinate-nucleotide--dimethylbenzimidazole phosphoribosyltransferase — its product is MDKIKQVISKIKPLDIKLMDEAQRKLDNLTKPRGSLGRLEEFAKQVVGITGSLKPEFRNKVIFTMAGDHGVVEEGVSAFPQEVTPQMVYNFLREGAGINVLARHVGAKVIVIDMGVAAEIRNPKSEIRNFMDKKVGFGTKNMTKGPAMTREEAVESIENGIEVFMERKKHGIDILGTGDMGIGNTTPSSAVIAAFSGIEVEKVTGRGTGISDEAFENKVRVIKKALDINKPDSKDPIDVLAKVGGFEIGGLCGCVLGAAASNTPVVIDGLISTAGALIAYELCPQVKDYIFAAHKSVEAGHQYMLSRMNLNPILDLNMRLGEGTGAALGISVIEAGIKILNEMATFEDAGVSEEIK
- the cbiB gene encoding adenosylcobinamide-phosphate synthase CbiB; the encoded protein is MTYFITIQIIFAYILDLIIGDPQWLPHPVVLIGKAIEILEKGITKVITNKKVAGIILVFLVVVGTYFFVFILIGLAARLHVILGIIVSIYFVFVSLSTKDLSIETNRVYTSLNRNNLSLARENLARIVGRDTEGLNEREIIRASVETVAENTVDGIISPVFFAFIGGAPLSMAYKAINTLDSMVGYKNKRYIDLGWASAKLDDIANFIPARISMLLIPIASFISGKGFSDSIRIILRDRKKHASPNSGISEAGFAGALGIRLGGANYYEGKLVGKPCIGDAEKPLELLDIKDSIRIMYACSALSIVFGCCIKLLIK